The Brevinematia bacterium genome segment ATTAAATTTACCATTACCACACAAAATTCCAGTCTCCTGAGAAGACTCTAGCATCACTCCCACATTTAAGTTTGGTGAAACAACAGTCTCAACTATGCTCGTTGTCAAATAAGCTTCCCTAACGACTCCTATCAGAGCTATATTTCCCATAAAGTATGCTATAACTGGCATATTTTTAGTTATACCGTGGGCTGTGCCTTTATCAATTATTACCGTTTCCTCTGCTGAATCAAAACCAGCGGATATAATATTAGCCACTTCAACCTTGTAAGAGATAGATTGAACTACATTAAGCAGTATCTGTAGTCTTTTATTTTCGGTTTCGTAATACTCAATCAGAGCTACCTTCTCTCTAAGACTTTCATTTTCCTCCTCTAAAGCTTTTATTTTATCCATACCTTTTGTCAGATTTTCCCAACTTGAGGAGATAGAACCAAATAACTCTGTGGAAACTTTTGAGACCAGCGTCATAGGATAGAGCAGTAGATTTCCTATGAACTTTACTGAAAGATTTATATAGTAGTTTATAGCGCTAAACACGAGCATAACTACACATATTGCTATAACTACAGCATATACCAAAAACGGAGATACTTGCTTAGTTTTTACATCCATATTATAGCTTATACAATTTGTCCTATTTTATGCTGTCTTAAGAAATCCAAATATTTACCCGT includes the following:
- the mreC gene encoding rod shape-determining protein MreC; this translates as MDVKTKQVSPFLVYAVVIAICVVMLVFSAINYYINLSVKFIGNLLLYPMTLVSKVSTELFGSISSSWENLTKGMDKIKALEEENESLREKVALIEYYETENKRLQILLNVVQSISYKVEVANIISAGFDSAEETVIIDKGTAHGITKNMPVIAYFMGNIALIGVVREAYLTTSIVETVVSPNLNVGVMLESSQETGILCGNGKFNNTATVKYISETVDVKVGTEKVYTFSRSLNFPPGLLVGTVVLSKKRERSKFQELIVKPAIDIKNISSVMVIKHR